GTGACCGCATGGCTGAGGGCATTCAAGCCGGGAAAAACCTGGTTGAAGTGCGGGAGGAGTTCAACCGTGAGATGGCCGACTTCAAGCCAAATCCAGAGGGTAGCGAGCTCGGCGAGGGGCAGGAGGAGAGACCGGCGCCAGAGAGGGAGAGGGTTCGGCCGAGGCGAGGGGTTCTTAGAAGAGCCTTTCATCTCGGCATTTTGTACTTCGATCTTTTCTACCCTTGTAATAGTTATATTTTCAACGGAGTCACTTCTTCTGTTCTCATTTCTATTTGCTCTTTCAATTATTCCACTTCTTCTCTTCTTGTCcccttgttttctttaacaACACGGGACAGTGATACTAAGAAAATAACTAAGTAAATAAAAAGTATTTCGCAAGTAGTCCGGTATGGAATATAAATAATTTAAAGATAATACAATTTAAGATTCTCGGCATGCCAAGTTCGGGGTACCAGAGTACCATCGCGATAAGCCAATTTACAATAACTATTCTGACTAACCTCAACTATATGGTATGGTCCTTCCCATCTCTGAGTTAACTTATTCTGGGGCTCAGATTGGCTGACTGAATTCTTCCGCAAGACAAGATCTCCCGGGTTAAACCGGAGGTGCCTGACACGGGCATTATAGTACCTAGTTAGGATGTTCTTGTACAAGGCAACTCGGGCTGCAGCGGCATCTCTCCTCTCTTCGACGAGATCGAGATCTATTCTTCGTTCTTCTTCATTCGTTTCGGCGATGAAAGCGCCATTCGAGAACTTGGAATGAGTAACTTGGCCGGAACTATCACTTCGGACCCGTAGGTTAAGGAGAATGGGGTTTCCTGGGTAGCGGATTTCGGCGTAGTTCGGTAGGATCAAAGTACACTGGGGAGTTCATTCACCCAGAACGATCCGAGCTGATATAGCCTAGTCTTGAGGCCATGGAGAAGTGTTCGGTTGAAATTTTCGGCTTGTCCATTGGCCTGCGGGTGTCCTACCGAAGTAAAGTGCTGTTTGATTCCGAGGTTGTCGCACCACGCCTTAAAAGGGTTATCTGCAAATTGTTTTCCATTGTCAGATATGATGACTCGGGGCAAACCGAAGAGACAGACGACACATTTTCAGAAGAATTTTTGAACAGCCAGGCCGGTTATGCTCCGCAGGAGCTCAGCTTTTACCCATTTTCTGAAGTAATCAATAGCCACCACCACATAGGCATAACTGCCTACAGCTCGAGGAAAGGGTCCAATGATATCTATCCTCCATTGCTTAAAAGGCCAAGGAGACGTGATGGGGACCATGAGATTAGTTGGTTGATGGTGTTCCGAGGCATGGTGCTGGCAGGAAGGACAACCAAGGACTAGGAGTTGGGCATCTCACCTGATGGTCGGCCAAAAATAGCCAAGAAGCAAGGCCTTTTTGACTAACATTTGGTATTCGACGTGTGTCCCGCATATTTCTTCATGTATACTCCTCAGGACTTTCTCCCTCTCCTCAACAGTAATGCACTTCAGCCATGGTCCAAGATAAGATCTTTTGTATAAGTAGCCGTCGCGGAGTGCATACCGAGCTGACTTGCGCTGGATTTTCCTTGCCGCGACTTTGTCATCTGGAAGAACACCGTGACCTAGGAATCTGACTAGAGGATCCATCCAACTGTCCCCCGAGCTCACCGAGTAAACTTTATCTTCCAGGTAGCCTTGTTCGGATAAAACTTCCACGAGAACAGTCTTGTTGAGCGCAGAGAACGAGGTGGAAGCTAGTTTAGACAAAGCATTAGCTCGCCGGCTCTGGGACCGCAGTATCCTTTGGATCTCAAATGACTTAAAATAAGCTGCCAGCTGATGAACCTTAGAGAGGTACCGTTGCATGGTTTCCTCTCTAGCCTCATATTCTCCTTGGACTTAGCATACAACGAGTTGGGAGTTGCTATATATGGAGATGTGCTGAGCACCCAGCCGTCGAGCTAACTGTAAGCCTGCGATGACCGCTTCGTACTCAGTTTCATTGTTGGAAGCAGTGAAATCAAATCGGAGAGCATACGAACATGCCTCTCCGTGAGGGTTTTCGATGAGCAATTCAGCTCCACTACCATCACTATCAGATGATCCATCCACATATAAAGTCCATTTTTGCAGCTCGATTTTTTCTGAAATGGCTTCTTGGCTCACTGGAAAGGTGAGCGGCTAGGAAATCTGCCAGCGCCTGTGCCTTGATGGCAGTTCGAGGTTCACAGGTTAGATCATATTCCCCTAACTCAATGGCCCATTTGGTGAGACGTCCAGAGGCCTCGGGCCTCGACAGTATCTGCCTGATGGGCTGATCTGTTCTCAACCGTATAGAATGAGTTAGGAAATAAGGCTTCAACCTCCGGACTGCATGGACTAGTCCCAACACGAGCTTTTCTACTTGAGTGTACCGAGTCTCTGGTCCGCGCAAGACTCGACTGACGTAATAAATCGGCCTTTGGATACCATCATCTTGTATCAACACTGTTGCGTTTACTGCCTCTTCAGCAGTGGAGAGGTAAAGGTATAGCGTCTCTCCTGACCTCGGCGAGGTAAGGGTGGGAAGATGGTGCAAATAATCCTTCATTTGTTCGAAGGCCTGTTGGCATTCTTCTGTCCAAGAGAATTTATCAGCCTTCTTCAATACTTTGAAGAAAGGCAATGCTTTCGTGGCAGACTGAAACAAGAATCGGTTCAGAGCCGCCAATCGGCCCGTGAGTCTTTGCACATTTCGGAGAGTTTGAGGTGAAGACATTTCTTGGATGGCTTTCACCTTATCAAGATTGGCCTCTATACCTCGGTGTGACACATAATACCCCAAGAACTTTCCCGATGTGACACTGAATACACACTTCTTGAGGTTAAGCATCATTCTGGTGTCACAGAGAACTTGGAGGACCTCTCTTACATCGGATAGAAAATTCGAGGTGATTTTGCTTTTCAGGAGGATGTCGTTCACGTAGACTTCAACATTCCTGCCTATCTGGGGTTTGAACACCCGATTAATCAATCGCTAGTACGTCGCCCGACATTTTTTAACCCGAAGGGCATGGTAGTGTAACAGTAAATTCCCTGATCTATGTAAAAGGCAGTTTTTTCTTGGTCCTCTTCACTCATTCCTATATGGAGATAGCCTTTAAAAGTATCAAGGAAAGAGAGGACCTCGTATCCCATAACTAAATCAACCAGAGCATCGATCCTCGGCAGCGGATAGCAGTCTTTCGGACAGGTTTTGTTCAGATCAGTGAAATCTACGCACATCCTCCATCCTCTCGTGTCTTTCTTAACCATAACCGGGTTGGACAACCAGGTGGGATATTGCACTTCTTTGATCATCCGAGCTGGCAGAAGCTTATCCACCTCTTCGGCCACAGCTTTGTTACGGTCGGGGCCGAAGTGTCTCCTCTTCTACTTAACAGGTCTTGCACGAGGGTCTACGCTCAACTCATGCATCATGAGGTGATGGGGTACCCCCACAACCTGCTCGGCGGTCCAAGCAAAGACATCCTGGTACTCTCTGAGCAAGGTTACCATCTCGCCTCGGAGAGGCTTGGATAAGTTGGTGCCAATGCGGATGGTTTGATCAGGGTTTGACAGATCCAGAGGAACTTCTTCTACCTCATTTCCGGTCTCCAGTCTTTGAGGCTTTCCAGAGTGTTGAGGGTCCACACAGTCTATCGAGAGAATGTTAGACCTCCTGCTCTCGGTCCTCGGCTCGACTGTTGAAGAAGAGACAGCCTGCAGGGTAGCGACGTAGCACTCTCGCGCAGCGCAGACATCGCTGCTCACCTCAGCTATGCCTGCGGGCGTGGAAAATTTGAAACTTAGGTAGTACGTCGAGTACACAGCCCGCAACGTATTCAAGGTGGGCCGCCCCATAAGTAGGTTATACGGGGAATCAGTTTTGACCACAACAAAATTGACAGGGATGGTTCGGCACCGAGGGTGTCTTCCGACTGTCACTGTCAGCGTAATCATCCCTTCCGAGTGGACAACATGTCCCCCGAACCCCACTAGAGGAGTTTTTACGGGTACGAGCTGATCTCTGGTCAACTTCAAACTTTCGAAGGTCCGGTAATACATGACGTCTACCAAGCTCTCGGGGTCAACGTACACATTTTTTACCAGGTAATTATTGGTCAATAGCTCAATCACTAAGGTCTCGTGACTGCTGGAGACGGATTGAACGGGGTCACTTGGGCCGTATGTAAATATCTCCGTAAGGCGAGAGCTTGTCTCAGCCTGATCCGGGTTAGCTTGCCTGTAGATCCTCTACCGGGAGTTTTGGCTATCTCCTCCCGTCGGACCTCTAACTATGGTATTTATGACCCCGACTATGTTGGGACCATAACCTGTCCCATGACCATGGGATCCGTCTCGAGGAGGCCTCCTTGGCTCCCTAGGATCTTTAGGGGACGGTAACTACTCCGTGATCCCTGTGTATCTTCTCGGCGTTGTTCACCTCGGTGATCACAGGTGTCACCCCTGTTGCGTTCCCCGTCTCTGCGGATGAATTGCCTTAGGTACCCCCGCTTGATTAAATCCTCGATGTCTTTCTTAAGATCATTATAGCCCTCAGTTTCGTGCCCGATGTTCCGGCGATAGGCACAGTAGAGGTTAgaattcctcttttttcttcttccgaCCATTCGAGGAGGAGCGCGTCCGAGGTGATTCTGCTCCATGATCACTAGGATATGAGAACGGTTGGTGTTTAAAGGGGTGAGATCGGAATCAGGGATGGCCGACTTTCCATTAACAATTCTGTCAAAGACACTTCGGCGATCCTGTCGATCTCGATTGGGGATCAAAAAGCCTCCAACAGAGTCAGCCTCACCTCGGcctgattcttttcttcttcgcGAATCATATCCCGAGTGGGCTACCTATGGTTTTTTCTTCATTCGGTTCTGGTCTTCAGCCTGTATACCCTTTTCGACCTTCTGCCAGAGCTCCCGAAGTATGCGAGGGTATTTCTTGTGCATTCCGGTGTTGAACACTCCGGCAATAAGCCCATTGGTGAAGGCGGCAATAGTTACTTGCTCGTTGGGGTCAGGTATCCGCACGCTTTATTCTTGGAACCTCTGCACACAAGCATGGAGGGACTCCCCCGGATTCTGCTGTATATTCAGCAGGTAAGCCGAGGTCTTCGTCGTTGGCCTGGAAGATACAAACTGGTGGAGGAATTTGTCCACCAACTCTCCCAGGGTGGAGATGCTCCTAGGTTCTAGACTCCAGAACTATTTTCGAGCAGTCCCCTGTAGGAATACGGGAAAAACCCGGCAGATAATCGGGTCGGAAATACAGTATAATCGAAAAGCCGAGATAAACGCGTGTATGTGATTCTCAGGGTCACCTCGAGCATCATAAGGGGGTATGCCAGGTAGCTTGAAGTTTGAGGGAAACCTTTCCTCGTTGATGTCGTCTGTGAAAGGCGGAGCACTCATGTAATCCACTTCTAACTTCCCAGGGAGCCGAAGTTCTTCCTTAGCTCGTTTTCCTAACAGACCCCGTGAAAGTGCCTTAAAAATGGAGGCTATTCTAGAAGTACCCTTAGATAAGACCCGCTTCGGGGTGCTTCTCAGGGAATGTCTTCCATCAGATTCCTTCTCGGATAGAATCTCGGGAGACTCTTCTGACCTTTTCTTGGAGGATTCGGCCTTTTGTTTGCCTTGCCTCTTGAAGTATCTCCCCAATTCTTCAAAGATGTTAGGGTTTTCAGCCACGAACTTAGCCATTCGGGTCATGGCTTCTCCGTTAGTGAGTTGGGCCTTAGGAGACCCCTGTCCTTCAGGAACATCTTGTTGGGCTGTAGCGTTGGGCTCAACCCCAATGGTGAGAGCCTTCCTGCTCCTAGAACGCGTAGGTTTCATTCTCTAAATGTCTTCAGGTTCCCACAGATGGCACcaattgaagaggtgattttcgGTATCGACAGATGGTATTCTGGCACAGGAGTGACCTCTTGAAGTGGGTACAGTTTCACAGAAGTCACATATTCAAATTATCAGAGGCGGGGCTGAGTCCCCCGGTATTCCTCCGACGATCTAGTTAGTATATATTGAGAAGGGGTTTAATGGGGGTCTTTGAGAGAGTATCTTACACAGTACTTTTTTTTCATCCCTTTTTCTGAGTGTGATCTTTGTATTTATAGGGGACAATTGAAAGGAATGGCGGTAGGGATCAATTTCCCAGGTCCTGACAGACTGAGCATGTCAGTCTGTCCTATCGGGTCTATCGAACGGGTCCCATCAAATGTCTTGTCTTCTTGCAGGTGTCAGACTGTGACCTGTTCTTGGCTGTCCCATCAGACTGGAACTTCATAATGACCACTCCGTTGGCCGAGGTGGTCAGGTCGGATGGCGGACTCGGGTGTGCGACACGCCTCAGTACGGTAGGCCGAGGTGAGAAACGAAAAGCCTTACTACCGAGGGGAGCGGCTTGAAGGAGCCGGGGTGATTGAGCCAAGCCGAGCCGAGATGACCGCCCTCAGTTGGGTCGAAATGACCACCCTCAGCTTGCATCCACATTCCAACTTAGTTTATAGTATAAAGAGGTTTTCTGGGAGTTTTTGAATCATAGGGGCATTTTGACTTTAGCTAGTACCacaggatttttttttgtatattttaccTTGAAGAAATTCATCAATATTATTAGAATACATATGAGAGAATAATGTGCCACCGCATCTTATGGTTTCTTTTATCTATAAGAGTTACTACACATATAATATATACCAATAATCTTActcattttttaacaaatatttgaaaaaaatatttgaaaatgtaCTTCAAGTTGTTCATATCAAAATTCAAGGCGGTGTAAGTTGCTAATGTCTTAGGTTATTTGCAATGAGGTTGGATTACTCTATTCGTTTGGAACTCAGTTCAAGAATCAGCAATATTAGAGTTTAAATATGATTGAATATCCTATTACATGAATGATCTACTTCACATACAAGCACTCAAATGAACTTTTGAACATTAGACATATAAAGAACGCAAAACATGGCATGTTAGATTTTTCAAATAGTGTGTCACCTAATTTCTAAAATTTACACTTGATGAAgtttaaaatttaaatgtaaATTTCTTCAACTACAATGGTATAGGTCATACACGAGTATAGGGAGGATTTGTAAGTCAGATCTCATAAGGAAGATTAATCAACTTACCAATATTTATCAAACTCATCTTAGACTAATAACAATTGTAAGAAAATAGAACTACACTAGAAAACATATgacaaatgaaaataaaagaacaagagAAGCTCATAGGCTTTTGGATTTCCTAACTACCCTTGTTTGTAAAACTTATCGGTTAATTGAAGTTTCTTCCTTTGGAGAAGCAATGACATAATTTACTAACGTATATGATACCTACTATCGCCAGTATACATGCAACCTATAATAATTCTATACCTACTTTTGTAGTATAAAACTAGTTACAAGTTTATTAAGGTTTATAAATTACTTAGTGAAAGCCACAAAAGTATAACTCTACTTTTGTAAGCCTACAACTTAATTTAGTGCTTTTACAAACTAGAAATGAGCATCCACTTTCACTACTTCATTTAATACCTTAGATAATCATATTAAATAACTGGTTAATTAAGTAAACAAAAAACACTAAATAATTTGCacaaaatataagattaattaaccAAGAAAGTATCAAGTAAGAAGTTAGAATACAAGAAATATAAATTGAAAGGACAAGAAATTATTATTGACAAGTATATATTttatgtaacagccccaccttcccctaaggcgaaccaaaggggttagcggactgcctgcccagctctcgccaggactacggtacagttaaCATCgttctataacgttccggaacataccattgcgcgcaaacaagtcagaaaacacaaaataaaaaaaatgaaaattgaaaaccgAAATGAATAGTGCTGGACacgccagaatccggccggaatctggccggattagcggccggaatctggccggattgccggccggattgggaaggattttggaaaaattttggattgctctcggccttgtatccggccgagaatccggccgctaatccggccagattccggccggattatGATGTgtcctgcactattcatcttcggcgcaaaattttcattttttttattttgtgattttgacttgtttgcgtgaTTGGTGagttccggaacgttatagaacgatgtaaactgtaccgtagtcctggcgagagctgggcaggcagtccgctaacccctttggttcgccttaggggaaagtggggctgtcacattttaCATGTCTTAAGTGTGTTTTATaatttagttttggtgtgttttagtcatgtttttagctaattaactaaaattctagtgaaaatatgcattctATGGTTTaagtgtgaaaattgcatttatatggattttaatggtaaaaatttcatgtttttgtaggtttaatgattcaattatcaaatggagtgaattgagaagataattggatgattgatgatggtttaaagtgataaaaagagaatatgaagtgcaaaagaggaaatgcaatcaagttataaaggaagcaactttcacagttttgacaccttgtggtattttgAAAATAGCTTGAGTTACAGGCATTGGACTGAGGTGATTCTTAaatcattttgaagctaagagatagatctacatttggtatgaagacatagAAGTCCAATTCAGCtgttttcattgtcaaaaagtcgaaatacagaagtaCATGTGCAAGGTCAAAAGCTGAAATAGAGCTCTAACCAGTTGAAAGTATTTTAGTCATATCTTGGTCCACAGAGCACCaaatgggatgattcttgaggcattggaaagctaactcaaagagctacaactttcatgttttgtacaagaGCTAGTTCAGCTTCTATCATTGAGAAAATAGCAATTGAAGTGTGCAAAACTCAATACGTGACTATTCAATAATAGAGAAGAAGTCGCGTATTCTCACCTGATTTCTGCAACTTGCTCACCAACTTGCCTTGCTTTCACACAacttttccaactcaattccagcTAGCAATTCTGGTTGTATCTGATCAAGAAAAGATTGGAAAGTTGGAGAGACAACGCATAAGAGTTCAAGAGTCAAAAAATAACAACTTTAACAACTCTTCTTGATCTTGAATTCATCTATAAATAGAAGCCTTTGGAGAACATTTacacaactttggaaggctagaggaactccacaaaaatatagatttcactagaattttcttagttcattagttagggtaGTAAAGTATAGTTAGTTTAGGTATTCCCTCTTAAATTTGTAGTCAGATTTGGACGAAGATTGAGGACCAAAGATTGAGAGTTTGAAACTCATATGACAAGGATGACATCTCttctttcactttctcttttgtatttgatttcatgtttaactataatataAGTTTGGATCTtatttcatgtttagttaaagtttatgcttaaagtatggatgaacttgctatatcttgttaatgatgtttatttggttatttgatgatattagtttgagcaagttatttatcacttttgcttatctaatcatgattaaccggccattaattgtgataatcttaaggtgttaagtttgcaatgagaattggaatttaacactagtttaaGAAAGTGgtaaacctagggagtacactcacgagggtagaggtgcacctatgtggctttTGTGacttatttcatgtaattttatagaggaaatgagcttgtagttaattcataaccacgagagtagatatggtttagttacaagtatagttgattcactacgagagtaggtttcacatacattaggaaattacgccataactagcaaAGATAATAGTATTCACTTAACCGATAatgtcatttgcaagagtagtaaggaattccataagataataaaggagttcgaaaatcATCAGTAGTTGAAAATCTTCCCTATGggttcgacccttaataccctatacttgttcacgattcgtatacttgcgataaatcatg
This portion of the Coffea arabica cultivar ET-39 chromosome 2e, Coffea Arabica ET-39 HiFi, whole genome shotgun sequence genome encodes:
- the LOC140036374 gene encoding uncharacterized protein, with protein sequence MQRYLSKVHQLAAYFKSFEIQRILRSQSRRANALSKLASTSFSALNKTVLVEVLSEQGYLEDKVYSVSSGDSWMDPLVRFLGHGVLPDDKVAARKIQRKSARYALRDGYLYKRSYLGPWLKCITVEEREKVLRSIHEEICGTHVEYQMLVKKALLLGYFWPTIR